The following proteins are co-located in the Vallicoccus soli genome:
- a CDS encoding sacsin N-terminal ATP-binding-like domain-containing protein: MADPFGTAGLRERVLAAWSASPARLREDANAEEDLALGGYRDRLVVELAQNAADAAARAGVPGRLLLRLDGNRLVAANTGAPLDAAGVQGLATLRASAKDASGASVGRFGVGFAAVLAASDEPAVASRATGGVRFSRARTRGAAGAEHVPVLRLPWPADVAVPHGYDTVVDLPLRPGADPGPLLDAVGGWLLLVLPGLAEVAVERDGRRRVLAARHEGPYALLDDDGATTRWRVHRASGRLDPALLADRPTEERARRDWSLAWAVALEGAQPVVPPPGVAPVLHAPTPSDEPLGLPALLVAPFPLDPSRRHVAPGPLADHLVERAGAAYGDLARALAADGADPAPLVPSPAAVLGALDTALRRAVLRRLEDVPLLASAEDPGALVAPSAAVVVEGAGPDLVAALAPVLGGLVRTSWPRAALAAVGVRPVALADVVDQLAGLQRPPGWWHDLYAALAAGGARPDDLGALPVPLADGRLVRGPAGTLLPDPDGAPAEALRGLPLRVVDPGAAHPLLERLGARRATVAAVLDDPALAGALRAAADDGDTGPGEAVLGLLAADPSAAGPWPWTGEPLLPGEDGPARADELVVPGSAADGLLTGLGRAAAGLVAAYGEDTLARAGAVTGLGLLALEDVELGDALEDAVGDPGVDGLLDWVDDARDAAGVADGDLPPLVPGLVLVRDLDLVDPARWGGALDLLARPPLRAAVLDPVRVVLPGGRVREVPPYAAWWVREHALVGGRPTAALRLAGSDPLLEGLYEDVPAGADEELLRAVGVRTSLAALLAEPGGPDDLLRRVLDADLTAARVRALHAALAAAGARVEDPPARVRVPDGDGSRAVDADDVVVADGPQWLQLRWAVPPLAAPRAAALADALDVDLCSERREGRVTSTGTPADVPPVVARVLPGAPGRWTAHDDLEVDGEPVDWWVDGAGVHAATTEGLAAGLAWAAAAWPRRHLVAAALADPARADALLADAAWD; the protein is encoded by the coding sequence GTGGCCGACCCGTTCGGCACCGCGGGCCTGCGCGAGCGCGTGCTCGCGGCCTGGTCCGCGTCCCCCGCCCGCCTGCGCGAGGACGCGAACGCCGAGGAGGACCTCGCGCTCGGCGGCTACCGGGACCGCCTCGTCGTCGAGCTCGCGCAGAACGCGGCCGACGCCGCGGCCCGGGCCGGCGTCCCCGGCCGACTGCTGCTGCGCCTCGACGGGAACCGGCTCGTCGCCGCCAACACCGGCGCCCCCCTCGACGCCGCCGGCGTGCAGGGGCTCGCGACGTTGCGCGCCTCGGCCAAGGACGCCTCCGGCGCCAGCGTCGGGCGCTTCGGCGTCGGCTTCGCGGCGGTGCTCGCCGCCTCCGACGAGCCGGCCGTGGCCTCCCGGGCCACGGGCGGCGTGCGCTTCTCCAGGGCCCGCACCCGCGGGGCCGCCGGCGCCGAGCACGTGCCGGTGCTGCGCCTGCCCTGGCCCGCGGACGTCGCGGTGCCCCACGGCTACGACACGGTCGTCGACCTCCCGCTGCGCCCGGGGGCCGACCCCGGTCCGCTCCTCGACGCGGTCGGCGGCTGGCTGCTGCTCGTCCTGCCGGGCCTCGCCGAGGTGGCCGTCGAGCGGGACGGGCGCCGGCGGGTGCTGGCGGCGCGGCACGAGGGGCCGTACGCCCTGCTCGACGACGACGGCGCCACCACGCGCTGGCGGGTGCACCGCGCGTCCGGGCGGCTCGACCCGGCGCTGCTCGCGGACCGCCCGACCGAGGAGCGGGCGCGCCGGGACTGGTCGCTCGCCTGGGCGGTCGCGCTGGAGGGCGCGCAGCCCGTGGTGCCCCCGCCGGGGGTCGCGCCGGTCCTGCACGCGCCGACGCCCTCGGACGAGCCGCTCGGGCTGCCGGCGCTGCTCGTCGCGCCGTTCCCGCTGGACCCGTCGCGGCGCCACGTCGCGCCGGGGCCGCTGGCCGACCACCTCGTGGAGCGGGCCGGGGCCGCGTACGGCGACCTGGCGCGCGCCCTCGCCGCGGACGGCGCCGACCCCGCGCCGCTGGTCCCGTCCCCGGCCGCCGTGCTCGGCGCGCTCGACACCGCCCTGCGCCGCGCGGTGCTGCGCCGGCTCGAGGACGTGCCGCTGCTGGCGTCGGCCGAGGACCCCGGGGCGCTCGTGGCGCCGTCCGCCGCCGTGGTGGTCGAGGGCGCCGGGCCCGACCTCGTGGCCGCCCTCGCCCCCGTGCTGGGCGGGCTGGTCCGCACGTCGTGGCCGCGCGCGGCGCTCGCGGCGGTGGGCGTGCGGCCGGTCGCGCTCGCCGACGTCGTCGACCAGCTCGCCGGCCTGCAGCGCCCGCCGGGGTGGTGGCACGACCTCTACGCCGCGCTGGCCGCCGGGGGAGCGCGCCCGGACGACCTCGGCGCCCTGCCGGTGCCCCTCGCCGACGGCCGCCTCGTGCGCGGCCCCGCCGGGACCCTGCTGCCCGACCCCGACGGCGCGCCCGCCGAGGCGCTGCGGGGCCTGCCGCTGCGGGTCGTCGACCCCGGCGCCGCCCACCCCCTCCTCGAGCGGCTCGGCGCCCGGCGCGCGACGGTCGCCGCCGTGCTCGACGACCCGGCCCTCGCCGGGGCCCTGCGCGCCGCCGCCGACGACGGGGACACCGGGCCGGGCGAGGCCGTGCTGGGCCTGCTCGCGGCCGACCCGTCGGCGGCGGGCCCCTGGCCCTGGACCGGGGAGCCGCTGCTGCCGGGCGAGGACGGGCCTGCCCGCGCGGACGAGCTCGTCGTGCCCGGCAGCGCCGCGGACGGCCTGCTGACCGGGCTCGGGCGGGCGGCGGCGGGGCTCGTGGCGGCGTACGGCGAGGACACGCTCGCCCGCGCCGGCGCGGTCACCGGCCTCGGCCTGCTCGCGCTGGAGGACGTGGAGCTCGGCGACGCCCTCGAGGACGCGGTGGGCGACCCGGGGGTGGACGGCCTGCTCGACTGGGTGGACGACGCGCGCGACGCCGCCGGCGTCGCCGACGGCGACCTGCCGCCCCTCGTGCCCGGGCTGGTGCTCGTGCGCGACCTCGACCTCGTCGACCCGGCCCGCTGGGGCGGCGCGCTCGACCTGCTCGCCCGGCCGCCGCTGCGCGCCGCCGTGCTCGACCCGGTGCGGGTCGTGCTGCCCGGCGGGCGGGTGCGGGAGGTGCCCCCGTACGCCGCCTGGTGGGTCCGCGAGCACGCCCTCGTCGGGGGGCGGCCGACCGCGGCGCTGCGCCTCGCCGGCTCGGACCCGCTGCTCGAGGGCCTCTACGAGGACGTCCCCGCCGGCGCCGACGAGGAGCTGCTGAGGGCGGTCGGCGTACGGACCTCGCTGGCCGCCCTCCTCGCCGAACCGGGCGGGCCGGACGACCTGCTGCGCCGGGTCCTCGACGCTGACCTGACCGCCGCGCGGGTCCGGGCGCTGCACGCCGCCCTCGCCGCCGCCGGGGCGCGGGTCGAGGACCCGCCGGCGCGGGTGCGGGTGCCCGACGGCGACGGCAGCCGCGCCGTCGACGCCGACGACGTCGTCGTGGCGGACGGCCCGCAGTGGCTCCAGCTGCGGTGGGCGGTCCCGCCGCTGGCCGCGCCGCGGGCCGCCGCGCTCGCCGACGCCCTCGACGTCGACCTGTGCTCGGAGCGGCGCGAGGGGCGGGTGACCTCGACCGGGACCCCGGCGGACGTGCCCCCGGTCGTGGCGCGCGTGCTGCCCGGGGCGCCCGGGCGCTGGACCGCGCACGACGACCTCGAGGTCGACGGCGAGCCCGTGGACTGGTGGGTGGACGGCGCCGGGGTGCACGCCGCGACGACCGAGGGCCTGGCCGCCGGGCTCGCGTGGGCGGCCGCCGCCTGGCCGCGCCGGCACCTGGTCGCCGCGGCGCTCGCCGACCCGGCGCGCGCCGACGCGCTGCTCGCCGACGCCGCCTGGGACTGA
- a CDS encoding DUF2530 domain-containing protein, translated as MTPPDRRPQPADLEPFEVDPVPVVAGGTLVWALAAVVLLVLRDRLAEAGYGLWPWTALAGTGLGLCGTAFLLRRRARLRAGLERPHDDGA; from the coding sequence GTGACCCCTCCGGACCGGCGCCCGCAGCCCGCCGACCTGGAGCCGTTCGAGGTCGACCCGGTGCCGGTGGTCGCCGGGGGCACGCTCGTGTGGGCCCTGGCCGCCGTCGTCCTGCTCGTGCTGCGCGACCGCCTCGCGGAGGCCGGGTACGGCCTGTGGCCCTGGACCGCGCTCGCCGGCACCGGCCTCGGGCTCTGCGGCACCGCCTTCCTCCTGCGCCGCCGGGCCCGGCTGCGCGCGGGCCTGGAGCGCCCCCACGACGACGGGGCCTGA
- a CDS encoding MFS transporter produces MFRALRAYNYRVYFLGGLVSNTGTWVQRIAQDWLVLQLTGGSGTALGVTTALQFLPMPLFGLWAGTLADRYPKRRVLAVANAAMGLVALVLGVLVLTGAVQVWHVFVLAFLLGTGSAVENPTRQSFVVEMVGRDDLTNAVGLNSASFNSARVVGPAAAGVLIAALGDETGPLFLLNAASYAAVILALRAMRPGELQPAPRTPRGPGQVREGLRYVAGRPDLLLVLLVVFFVGTFGLNFQITNALMATQEFGRGSEAYGLLGSVMAVGSLSGALLAARRRAPSLALLVGGSLVFALLVVASGLMPTYALFAVSLVPVGVVSLTVITTANASLQLGVDPLVRGRVMALYMVVFFGGTPVGAPLVGALAEAVGPRASLVLGGVAVLVGVLGSLLVLARRPGVAVAARLGRHPALTVSAAPERARPGPARA; encoded by the coding sequence ATGTTCCGCGCGCTGCGGGCGTACAACTACCGCGTCTACTTCCTCGGCGGCCTCGTCTCCAACACGGGCACCTGGGTGCAGCGCATCGCGCAGGACTGGCTGGTGCTGCAGCTCACCGGGGGCAGCGGGACCGCGCTGGGCGTCACGACGGCGCTGCAGTTCCTGCCGATGCCGCTGTTCGGGCTGTGGGCGGGCACGCTCGCCGACCGCTACCCCAAGCGCCGGGTCCTCGCCGTGGCGAACGCCGCGATGGGCCTGGTGGCGCTCGTGCTCGGCGTCCTCGTGCTCACCGGTGCGGTGCAGGTCTGGCACGTGTTCGTGCTGGCGTTCCTGCTGGGCACGGGCTCGGCGGTGGAGAACCCGACCCGCCAGTCGTTCGTGGTGGAGATGGTGGGGCGCGACGACCTCACGAACGCCGTGGGCCTCAACAGCGCGTCGTTCAACAGCGCGCGGGTCGTCGGCCCCGCGGCCGCCGGCGTCCTCATCGCCGCGCTGGGCGACGAGACGGGCCCGCTGTTCCTGCTCAACGCGGCCTCGTACGCCGCCGTGATCCTCGCCCTGCGCGCCATGCGCCCGGGGGAGCTGCAGCCGGCGCCGCGCACGCCGCGGGGGCCGGGGCAGGTGCGCGAGGGCCTGCGCTACGTCGCCGGGCGCCCGGACCTGCTGCTCGTCCTGCTCGTCGTGTTCTTCGTCGGCACCTTCGGGCTGAACTTCCAGATCACCAACGCCCTCATGGCGACGCAGGAGTTCGGCCGGGGGTCGGAGGCGTACGGCCTGCTCGGGTCGGTCATGGCGGTCGGCTCGCTGTCCGGCGCCCTGCTGGCCGCGCGCCGCCGGGCGCCGAGCCTCGCCCTGCTCGTCGGGGGCTCGCTCGTGTTCGCGCTGCTCGTGGTCGCGAGCGGGCTCATGCCGACGTACGCGCTGTTCGCCGTCTCGCTGGTGCCGGTGGGGGTCGTCAGCCTCACGGTCATCACGACGGCGAACGCGTCGCTGCAGCTGGGGGTCGACCCGCTGGTGCGGGGCCGGGTCATGGCGCTCTACATGGTCGTGTTCTTCGGCGGCACCCCGGTGGGCGCGCCGCTCGTGGGCGCGCTGGCCGAGGCCGTCGGGCCCCGCGCGAGCCTGGTGCTCGGCGGCGTCGCGGTGCTCGTCGGCGTGCTCGGCTCGCTGCTGGTCCTGGCCCGGCGCCCGGGCGTGGCCGTCGCCGCGCGCCTCGGGCGGCACCCGGCGCTGACGGTGAGCGCGGCGCCCGAGCGCGCCCGTCCGGGGCCCGCGCGCGCCTGA
- the thpR gene encoding RNA 2',3'-cyclic phosphodiesterase yields the protein MRLFVALVPPAAVVAQVRAGTAAARAAAPGLRWVPPDRLHLTLAFLGEVPDDRVPELTAALARACAPLPRPRLALHSAGRFGGRVLWAGVQGATADLERLAAACGAAAARCGVPLEDRPYRAHLTLARAREPYDLAPLVALLDGLRAGPWTARSATLVRSRPGRLPAYEPLAALPLAAPGGG from the coding sequence GTGAGGCTGTTCGTCGCCCTCGTCCCGCCGGCGGCGGTCGTCGCGCAGGTGCGCGCCGGTACGGCGGCCGCCCGGGCGGCGGCGCCGGGGCTGCGGTGGGTGCCCCCCGACCGGCTGCACCTGACCCTGGCGTTCCTCGGCGAGGTCCCCGACGACCGGGTCCCCGAGCTGACGGCGGCGCTGGCGCGCGCCTGCGCCCCTCTGCCCCGGCCGCGGCTCGCGCTGCACAGCGCCGGGCGCTTCGGCGGGCGCGTCCTGTGGGCCGGCGTGCAGGGCGCCACCGCGGACCTCGAGCGGCTCGCGGCGGCCTGCGGCGCGGCGGCCGCCCGCTGCGGGGTGCCGCTGGAGGACCGGCCCTACCGGGCGCACCTCACGCTGGCGCGGGCGCGGGAGCCGTACGACCTCGCGCCGCTCGTCGCGCTCCTCGACGGGCTGCGGGCCGGGCCGTGGACCGCCCGCTCGGCGACCCTGGTCCGCAGCCGGCCGGGGCGGCTGCCCGCGTACGAGCCGCTCGCCGCCCTGCCGCTGGCCGCCCCGGGCGGCGGATAG
- a CDS encoding maleylpyruvate isomerase family mycothiol-dependent enzyme encodes MTVPPAPDAPSTRLAPERYLALLRADAARAAALAVPGALDGPVPHCPGWSVRDVLVHTGRVYLDKAAVLRTGAPAGEPDERPGDDEVVPWFLGALGTVVGELERRDPAAPAWSWWPQEPTVGFWYRRMAQETAVHRVDVEGAVDALTPVAADLAVDGVDEVLTRFLVDPRTPAPEGVEPGIIAVRTAGRTWRVALDADGVQVAHGPGSSDATVTGDPSELLLWLWRRRGEEAVDASGEAGVVAALRTWMGAATQ; translated from the coding sequence ATGACGGTCCCGCCGGCCCCGGACGCCCCCTCCACCCGGCTCGCGCCGGAGCGCTACCTCGCGCTGCTGCGCGCCGACGCCGCGCGCGCGGCGGCGCTGGCCGTGCCCGGCGCCCTCGACGGCCCGGTGCCGCACTGCCCGGGCTGGAGCGTGCGCGACGTCCTCGTGCACACCGGGCGGGTCTACCTCGACAAGGCCGCCGTCCTGCGCACGGGCGCCCCGGCCGGGGAGCCGGACGAGCGGCCCGGCGACGACGAGGTGGTGCCCTGGTTCCTGGGCGCGCTCGGCACCGTCGTCGGCGAGCTCGAGCGGCGGGACCCCGCCGCGCCGGCGTGGAGCTGGTGGCCGCAGGAGCCGACCGTCGGCTTCTGGTACCGGCGCATGGCCCAGGAGACGGCGGTGCACCGCGTCGACGTCGAGGGGGCGGTCGACGCGCTGACGCCCGTGGCCGCCGACCTCGCGGTGGACGGCGTCGACGAGGTCCTCACCCGGTTCCTCGTCGACCCGCGCACCCCCGCGCCGGAGGGCGTGGAGCCGGGGATCATCGCGGTGCGCACCGCGGGGCGCACCTGGCGGGTCGCGCTCGACGCCGACGGCGTGCAGGTGGCGCACGGCCCCGGCTCGTCCGACGCCACCGTGACCGGCGACCCGTCCGAGCTGCTCCTGTGGCTGTGGCGCCGCCGCGGCGAGGAGGCCGTCGACGCCTCCGGCGAGGCCGGGGTCGTCGCCGCGCTGCGGACCTGGATGGGCGCCGCGACGCAGTGA
- a CDS encoding NCS2 family permease, translating to MSTAAPATRAGSRLDRYFSISARGSTVQREVRGGLATFFTMAYIVVLNPLIIGTAPDVDGRVLGVPQVAAVTALVAGVMTIAMGLVARYPFAIATGLGLNAFLAVTVASDMTWADAMGLVVLEGLVITVLVLTGFRTAVFHAIPGELKTAIAVGIGLFIALIGFVDAGVVRRLPDAAQTTVPVGLGVGGQLQGWPVAVFCFGLLVTAVLLARRTRGAILLGILATTVLAVVVEAVADVGPSVGADGTPNPTGWSLVVPGVPDSVVDLPDLGLLGEFSLLGSFEAVGATAALLLVFTLLITDFFDTMGSAVGLGAEAGLLDRDGQLPDVDKVLLVDSLAAVAGGGASSSSNTTYIESAAGIGEGARTGLASVVTGALFLLATFLTPLVQVVPFEAATPALVIVGFLMASQVRSLRWDDHGIAIPAFLIITVMPFTYSIATGIGAGFVTHVVIRAAQGRARDVHPLLWVVAALFALFFAIEPLQQALGVR from the coding sequence GTGTCCACTGCCGCCCCCGCCACGCGCGCCGGCTCCCGCCTCGACCGCTACTTCTCGATCTCCGCGCGCGGCTCGACCGTGCAGCGCGAGGTGCGCGGCGGGCTCGCCACCTTCTTCACGATGGCGTACATCGTCGTGCTGAACCCGCTCATCATCGGCACGGCGCCCGACGTCGACGGCCGCGTCCTCGGCGTGCCGCAGGTCGCCGCGGTGACGGCGCTCGTCGCGGGCGTCATGACGATCGCCATGGGGCTCGTGGCGCGCTACCCCTTCGCCATCGCGACGGGGCTCGGGCTCAACGCCTTCCTCGCGGTGACGGTCGCCTCGGACATGACGTGGGCCGACGCCATGGGGCTCGTCGTGCTCGAGGGCCTCGTCATCACCGTGCTGGTCCTCACCGGCTTCCGCACCGCGGTCTTCCACGCCATCCCCGGCGAGCTGAAGACCGCGATCGCGGTGGGCATCGGGCTGTTCATCGCGCTCATCGGCTTCGTCGACGCGGGGGTCGTACGGCGCCTGCCCGACGCGGCGCAGACCACCGTGCCGGTCGGCCTCGGCGTGGGGGGTCAGCTGCAGGGCTGGCCGGTCGCGGTGTTCTGCTTCGGCCTGCTCGTCACCGCCGTGCTGCTCGCGCGGCGCACCCGCGGCGCGATCCTCCTGGGCATCCTGGCCACCACGGTCCTCGCCGTCGTCGTCGAGGCCGTCGCCGACGTCGGCCCCTCGGTCGGCGCGGACGGCACGCCGAACCCGACCGGCTGGAGCCTCGTCGTCCCGGGCGTCCCCGACAGCGTCGTCGACCTGCCCGACCTCGGCCTGCTCGGCGAGTTCAGCCTGCTCGGCTCCTTCGAGGCCGTCGGCGCCACGGCGGCGCTGCTGCTCGTCTTCACGCTCCTCATCACCGACTTCTTCGACACCATGGGCTCGGCCGTCGGCCTCGGCGCCGAGGCGGGGCTGCTCGACCGCGACGGACAGCTGCCCGACGTCGACAAGGTCCTGCTCGTCGACAGCCTCGCGGCGGTCGCCGGCGGCGGCGCGTCCAGCTCGTCCAACACGACGTACATCGAGTCGGCTGCCGGCATCGGCGAGGGCGCCCGCACCGGGCTCGCCAGCGTCGTCACGGGCGCGCTCTTCCTGCTCGCCACGTTCCTCACGCCGCTCGTGCAGGTCGTGCCGTTCGAGGCCGCCACCCCGGCCCTCGTCATCGTCGGCTTCCTCATGGCCAGCCAGGTGCGCTCGCTGCGCTGGGACGACCACGGCATCGCGATCCCCGCGTTCCTCATCATCACGGTGATGCCGTTCACCTACTCCATCGCCACCGGCATCGGCGCCGGCTTCGTCACGCACGTCGTCATCCGCGCCGCCCAGGGCCGCGCCCGCGACGTCCACCCGCTCCTGTGGGTCGTCGCCGCCCTCTTCGCGCTGTTCTTCGCCATCGAGCCGCTGCAGCAGGCGCTCGGGGTGCGCTGA
- a CDS encoding ExeM/NucH family extracellular endonuclease gives MLPTTPSPARRAALAGATALSALAATALGAVGALPAAAAPPAAPFVSEVHYDNDGADTGEFVEVQLPPGTSSAGLSVVLYNGSGGAVYDTDALPLVTAPADAPAVAVVDYPANGVQNGSPDGIALVRGSEVLELLSYEGVLTATNGPAAGRTSTDIGVAEAGSEPAGQSLSRTYDAAADALVWSGPAPATRGAVNPGGGTGPEEPPVGDPCAATPTHQVGAVQGSGDATPLAGSTVRVRGTVVGDVEGLSGFYLQDADGDGDPATSDGVFVFEPGAQVDLGDEVAVTGEAEEYFAQTQVSADRVEVCADGTAADLPAPAALDLPAGDAERERLEGMLVAPADALTVSEVYDLTSFGELTLSEGGLLVQPTEVARPGEAAEAVAAQGALRSIVLDDAVSSRVSVTTLPYLTPQTPVRVGDALRFTAPLVLGYGFDAWRLQPADGTAEGTFAPQDTRPEAPEPVGGDLRVGAFNVLNYFLTREEPGRGARTDAEFEQQAAKVVSALGGLDAEVVTLMEIEDTDSTGLTPGDADTAVADLVARLNAAAGGRVWAYSPFPQELYGVERDVIRNAIIYKRAAVRPVGAPVGLVDETVWSNAREPVAQTFKARGDTFTVVANHFKSKGGTGTGDNADNGQGAYNGDRVRQAASLDAFLDRLVRSTGDPDVVSLGDYNAYTREDPIDLLEREGLVDLGSALDPGRYSYVFEALSGSLDHALATRAMAAKVTGATHWNINSVESSAYQYSGDEALFAPDPYRSSDHDPLVVGVDLQGGPARALPTGRASGGSWVHPQERVAYVAGHLVNTGRAPVSVRMLTAYGDTTARTVQPGAAVYLTRSTGLADLPPGSATLQVRATVRGAAVQSLYRVDHPGRSAAGA, from the coding sequence GTCCAGCTGCCGCCCGGCACCAGCTCCGCCGGCCTCTCGGTGGTCCTCTACAACGGCAGCGGCGGGGCGGTGTACGACACCGACGCGCTGCCCCTGGTGACCGCCCCGGCCGACGCGCCCGCGGTCGCCGTGGTCGACTACCCGGCCAACGGCGTGCAGAACGGCAGCCCGGACGGGATCGCCCTGGTCCGCGGCAGCGAGGTCCTCGAGCTCCTGTCCTACGAGGGCGTCCTCACCGCCACGAACGGCCCGGCCGCCGGCAGGACCAGCACCGACATCGGCGTCGCCGAGGCCGGCAGCGAGCCCGCCGGGCAGTCGCTGTCGCGGACGTACGACGCCGCCGCGGACGCCCTCGTCTGGTCCGGCCCGGCCCCCGCCACGCGGGGCGCCGTCAACCCCGGCGGCGGCACCGGTCCGGAGGAGCCGCCGGTCGGCGACCCCTGCGCGGCGACCCCGACCCACCAGGTCGGCGCGGTGCAGGGCAGCGGCGACGCCACCCCGCTCGCCGGCAGCACCGTCAGGGTGCGCGGCACCGTCGTCGGCGACGTCGAGGGCCTGTCCGGGTTCTACCTGCAGGACGCGGACGGCGACGGCGACCCGGCGACCTCCGACGGCGTCTTCGTGTTCGAGCCCGGCGCGCAGGTGGACCTCGGCGACGAGGTCGCGGTCACCGGCGAGGCCGAGGAGTACTTCGCGCAGACCCAGGTCTCCGCGGACCGGGTCGAGGTGTGCGCCGACGGCACCGCCGCGGACCTGCCCGCGCCCGCCGCGCTCGACCTGCCCGCCGGGGACGCGGAGCGCGAGCGCCTCGAGGGCATGCTCGTCGCGCCCGCCGACGCGCTGACCGTCAGCGAGGTGTACGACCTCACCTCCTTCGGCGAGCTGACCCTCTCCGAGGGCGGCCTCCTCGTGCAGCCGACCGAGGTCGCCCGCCCGGGCGAGGCCGCCGAGGCCGTCGCGGCGCAGGGCGCGCTGCGCAGCATCGTGCTCGACGACGCCGTGAGCTCGCGGGTCAGCGTGACCACGCTGCCGTACCTCACCCCGCAGACCCCCGTGCGGGTCGGCGACGCCCTGCGGTTCACGGCGCCGCTCGTGCTCGGGTACGGCTTCGACGCCTGGCGCCTGCAGCCGGCCGACGGCACCGCCGAGGGCACCTTCGCCCCGCAGGACACCCGCCCGGAGGCGCCGGAGCCGGTGGGCGGCGACCTGCGGGTCGGCGCCTTCAACGTGCTCAACTACTTCCTCACCCGGGAGGAGCCGGGCCGCGGCGCCCGCACCGACGCGGAGTTCGAGCAGCAGGCCGCGAAGGTCGTGAGCGCCCTGGGCGGCCTCGACGCGGAGGTCGTGACGCTCATGGAGATCGAGGACACCGACTCCACCGGGCTGACCCCGGGCGACGCGGACACCGCGGTGGCCGACCTCGTCGCCCGCCTCAACGCCGCGGCCGGCGGGCGGGTGTGGGCGTACTCGCCCTTCCCGCAGGAGCTCTACGGCGTCGAGCGCGACGTGATCCGCAACGCGATCATCTACAAGCGCGCGGCCGTCAGGCCGGTCGGCGCCCCGGTCGGGCTCGTCGACGAGACCGTCTGGTCCAACGCGCGCGAGCCGGTCGCGCAGACCTTCAAGGCCCGGGGCGACACGTTCACGGTCGTCGCGAACCACTTCAAGTCCAAGGGCGGCACCGGCACCGGCGACAACGCCGACAACGGCCAGGGCGCGTACAACGGCGACCGGGTCCGCCAGGCCGCGTCGCTGGACGCCTTCCTCGACCGGCTCGTGCGCAGCACCGGCGACCCGGACGTCGTCTCGCTCGGCGACTACAACGCCTACACCCGCGAGGACCCGATCGACCTGCTGGAGCGCGAGGGCCTCGTCGACCTCGGCAGCGCGCTCGACCCGGGCCGCTACAGCTACGTCTTCGAGGCGCTGTCCGGCTCCCTCGACCACGCGCTCGCGACGCGCGCGATGGCCGCGAAGGTGACGGGCGCGACGCACTGGAACATCAACTCGGTCGAGTCCTCCGCCTACCAGTACTCCGGCGACGAGGCGCTCTTCGCGCCGGACCCGTACCGCTCCAGCGACCACGACCCGCTCGTGGTCGGGGTCGACCTGCAGGGCGGCCCGGCGCGGGCCCTGCCGACCGGCCGCGCGAGCGGCGGCAGCTGGGTCCACCCGCAGGAGCGCGTCGCGTACGTCGCCGGCCACCTCGTCAACACCGGGCGGGCGCCGGTGTCGGTGCGGATGCTGACGGCCTACGGCGACACCACGGCGCGGACCGTGCAGCCGGGCGCCGCGGTCTACCTGACGCGCAGCACCGGCCTCGCCGACCTGCCCCCGGGCAGCGCGACGCTCCAGGTGCGGGCGACCGTGCGCGGCGCGGCCGTGCAGTCGCTGTACCGCGTCGACCACCCCGGGCGCTCCGCCGCGGGCGCCTGA